In Clarias gariepinus isolate MV-2021 ecotype Netherlands chromosome 9, CGAR_prim_01v2, whole genome shotgun sequence, a single window of DNA contains:
- the plcxd3 gene encoding PI-PLC X domain-containing protein 3 has product MAASHGKGELRHADWMSNLPANLHALPLTNLAIPGSHDSFSFYIDEASPVGPEQPETVQNFVSVFGAVAKKLMRKWLATQTMNFSSQLEAGIRFFDLRISTKPRDPENELYFAHGLFSATVREGLEQINAFLSSHAREIVFLDFNHFYGVQNLHHEKLVQMLRTVFGDRLCPVVFAEEVSLKYLWEKEYQVLVFYHSPMALEVPFLWPGQMMPSPWANTTDPEKLIQFLQTSVTERRRKGTFFVSQVVLTPKASTVMKGVTSGLRETITERALPGMMQWIRSQRPGENGVNIITADFVELGDFISAVITLNYYLGEDDEEDAT; this is encoded by the exons aTGGCTGCGTCTCACGGTAAGGGCGAGCTCCGGCACGCGGACTGGATGTCCAACCTCCCCGCCAACCTGCACGCGCTCCCGCTCACCAACCTCGCCATACCgg GATCCCATGATTCCTTCAGCTTCTACATTGACGAAGCATCTCCTGTTGGACCAGAACAACCTGAAACAGTACAGAATTTTGTCTCAGTTTTTGGAGCTGTGGCTAAAAAATTGATGAGGAAATGGCTCGCAACGCAAACCATGAACTTTTCTAGCCAGTTAGAGGCCGGGATTAGATTTTTTGACCTTCGCATCTCCACCAAACCTCGAGATCCTGAAAATGAGCTGTACTTCGCTCATGGCCTCTTCAGCGCCACCGTACGCGAAGGCTTGGAGCAGATCAATGCTTTTCTTTCCTCCCATGCTCGAGAAATTGTCTTTCTGgactttaatcatttttatggtGTGCAGAACCTGCATCATGAAAAGTTGGTCCAGATGCTGCGTACCGTTTTTGGAGATCGTCTCTGTCCTGTGGTTTTTGCTGAAGAAGTGAGTCTGAAGTATTTATGGGAGAAGGAGTACCAGGTGTTGGTGTTTTACCACAGCCCGATGGCCCTGGAGGTACCATTTCTGTGGCCGGGTCAGATGATGCCATCTCCATGGGCCAACACCACCGACCCAGAAAAACTCATTCAGTTCCTCCAGACCTCAGTGACCGAGCGCAGACGGAAAGGAACGTTTTTTGTTTCCCAGGTGGTTCTGACACCCAAAGCAAGCACCGTGATGAAAGGAGTTACCAGTGGACTTAGAGAGACCATCACAGAGAG agctctTCCAGGGATGATGCAATGGATTCGTTCCCAGCGTCCGGGAGAAAATGGTGTTAACATTATCACGGCTGATTTTGTGGAGCTTGGCGATTTTATAAGCGCTGTTATTACTCTTAATTATTATCTGGGTGAGGATGATGAAGAAGACGCCACCTGA